A region from the Drosophila ananassae strain 14024-0371.13 chromosome 2L, ASM1763931v2, whole genome shotgun sequence genome encodes:
- the LOC6499101 gene encoding odorant receptor 98a produces MLFEALRRPTPENLLTSPEAFRYFEYAMFWMGWTQSKKFKVLYRIVSVFITAWCVIYLPIGMLINLIIDTKSTPKELLNTLQIFFNGLGTPIKVFFFRIYFWRFYKVKKILHEMDKRCQTEEEQIEVHRWVVLCNKVYLGYQAMYTGYSLTSFLSAILTGQLIGIYNPFVDWRKSTQSFWLAALHENALIMFSANHTMMSDIYPLLYALILKVHINLLRLRVKKLCEDPHKSDDENHRDLIKCIQDHRLLKQYADLIRPVIGSTIFVQFLLIGILLGLSMINLLLFADIWFGLSAAVYIMGLLLQTFPFCYVCDLIRYDCGRLSEAVFHSNWLTSSQKYKRTLRFFLQNSQKSIAFIAGNIFPISTSTNISVAKLAFTVATFLKQLNIGEKIKED; encoded by the exons ATGTTGTTCGAGGCGTTAAGAAGGCCAACTCCCGAGAATCTCCTCACATCACCGGAAGCGTTTCGGTACTTCGAATACGCCATGTTCTGGATGGGATGGACTCAATCAAAAAAGTTCAAAGTACTGTACAGAATTGTGTCAGTCTTCATCACAGCATGGTGTGTGATCTATCTGCCGATTGGAATGCTTATCAATCTGATCATTGACACCAAAAGTACTCCCAAGGAACTGCTAAATACTCTTCAGATCTTTTTCAATGGACTGGGTACCCCGATCAAGGTATTTTTCTTCAGAATCTACTTTTGGCGGTTTTATAAAGTCAAGAAAATCTTGCACGAAATGGATAAGAGATGCCAGACAGAAGAGGAGCAAATAGAGGTACATCGATGGGTAGTGCTGTGCAATAAGGTGTACCTCGGATACCAAGCCATGTACACCGGTTACTCCCTAACCAGTTTCCTGTCTGCGATCTTAACCGGTCAGTTGATCGGAATCTATAATCCTTTCGTAGATTGGAGAAAAAGTACACAGAGCTTCTGGTTGGCCGCCTTACATGAAAATGCTCTAATTATGTTTTCCGCAAATCATACTATGATGAGCGATATATACCCGCTACTATATGCCTTGATCTTGAAAGTGCACATCAACCTCCTGCGACTGCGAGTTAAGAAACTTTGCGAGGATCCCCACAAAAGTGATGATGAAAATCACAGAGACTTGATCAAGTGCATTCAGGACCACAGACTCCTTAAACA ATATGCTGATTTAATTCGTCCCGTGATCGGATCTACTATTTTTGTTCAATTTCTTCTCATCGGAATCCTTTTGGGCTTGTCCATGATCAATCTGCTTTTGTTTGCCGATATCTGGTTTGGATTATCCGCTGCGGTCTATATAATGGGACTTCTTTTACAAACCTTCCCCTTCTGCTATGTCTGCGATCTAATTCGATACGATTGTGGTCGGCTGTCCGAGGCAGTTTTTCACTCAAACTGGCTGACTTCGAGCCAAAAGTACAAAAGAACTTTGAGATTCTTCCTACAGAACTCCCAAAAGTCGATTGCTTTCATAGCTGGcaatatttttccaatatcTACCAGCACAAATATCAGT GTGGCAAAACTGGCCTTTACAGTTGCTACTTTTTTGAAACAACTGAAcattggagaaaaaataaaagaagat
- the LOC123257003 gene encoding odorant receptor 98a-like produces MGKMYFKYLRKPTATNVLTSSEAMHYFEVAMFWVGWAQPTKYQLLYRIASTFICLFSTVYLSVGMLISFIFDTDMKSTNLSELLTILQLLFNAMGLPIKVLFLRLHFSRFSDKVKDILGRLDESCSNAEEKREVHRWAVRCNAAYLIYQAIYSSYAISTFFASAFVGTLPWRVYNPFVDWRKSWLNVWKAGLIEFVIAIFGITQGLMSDVYALSYALILRAHLKLLRLRVDKLCSDPGKSEEENLGDLIKCIKDHKLINKYYVTIRPVISGTIFVQFLLIGLCLGLSLINILFSTDIWAALATINYINGLIVQTFPFCYVCDLIKSDCELLERAIFHSNWLEASPRYKKTLIFFLQRSQKPLAFTAGSIFPISTRTNIQVAAIDIFDIFEARPVI; encoded by the exons ATgggaaaaatgtatttcaaatACTTGAGAAAGCCAACGGCCACGAATGTCCTGACATCTTCGGAGGCTATGCACTATTTCGAGGTTGCCATGTTCTGGGTAGGATGGGCACAGCCGACAAAGTACCAACTCTTGTACAGGATCGCTTCGACCTTTATATGTCTATTCAGTACGGTTTACCTCTCAGTTGGTATGCTCATCAGCTTTATATTTGATACGGACATGAAGTCAACGAATCTGAGTGAGCTGCTGACGATTCTTCAGCTACTTTTCAATGCAATGGGATTGCCGATTAAAGTGTTATTTTTAAGATTGCATTTTTCAAGATTCAGTGACAAGGTCAAGGACATTCTAGGTCGTCTGGACGAGAGCTGCTCGAATGCGGAAGAGAAAAGGGAAGTGCATCGATGGGCGGTCCGCTGCAATGCCGCATATTTAATCTATCAGGCAATCTACAGCTCCTACGCAATTTCAACATTTTTCGCATCAGCATTCGTGGGCACTCTCCCATGGCGAGTTTACAACCCTTTTGTGGACTGGCGAAAAAGCTGGTTAAATGTATGGAAAGCGGGACTAATAGAGTTCGTCATCGCTATATTTGGTATTACTCAAGGCCTGATGTCCGATGTGTACGCTCTATCCTATGCTTTGATCCTTCGAGCTCACCTTAAGCTTCTCCGACTTCGGGTGGACAAGCTTTGCTCGGACCCTGGCAAGAGCGAAGAAGAAAATCTAGGAGATCTCATCAAATGCATCAAGGATCACAAGCTCATAAACAA GTATTACGTGACGATTCGGCCCGTCATTAGTGGCACTATTTTCGTCCAGTTTCTTCTGATTGGGCTCTGTCTGGGCCTCTCTCTAATAAATATACTCTTTTCTACGGACATCTGGGCAGCTTTGGCCACCATAAACTACATAAATGGCCTCATCGTTCAGACTTTTCCGTTCTGCTACGTGTGCGACCTGATCAAGTCGGACTGTGAACTCCTCGAAAGGGCTATATTCCACTCCAACTGGTTGGAGGCTAGTCCCcggtacaaaaaaactttaattttCTTCTTGCAAAGGTCCCAGAAGCCACTAGCTTTCACTGCCGGATCCATTTTTCCCATATCGACCAGAACCAACATACAGGTAGCTGCAATTGATATATTTGATATATTTGAGGCACGCCcagtaatttaa
- the LOC6499102 gene encoding odorant receptor 98a, whose protein sequence is MLFEYLREPVPPHLLTSPEAFHYFEVAMLWIGWMPPKKLQFLYWIASTFIYTWSAVYLPVGITISFFIDIRTLKASELMTILQLFFNSVGMPFKVLFFRLYIERFHQAKEILSRMDRRCTEVEERLEVHRWAVRCNFAYLIYQMIYTCYTTSTVLSSAMAGALPWRIYNPLVDWQKDTLSFWEAALHEGVLMLFAVTQTLMSDVYPLLYGLILRAHIKLLRKRVEKLCMDPGKSSEDNYNDLVMCIKDHQLIHEFVEMIRPAITRTIFIQFLLIGVCLGVSFINILFFADIWTALATVAYITGIMVQTFPFCYVCDLMKSDCDLLEMAIFHSNWLTSSREYKRTLIYFLHKSQKPVAFTAGSMFPISTSSNIQVTKLAFTVVTFVNQMNLADKLK, encoded by the exons ATGCTGTTCGAATACCTACGGGAGCCTGTTCCGCCCCATCTCCTCACATCTCCGGAGGCCTTTCATTACTTCGAGGTTGCTATGCTGTGGATAGGATGGATGCCACCGAAAAAACTACAATTCCTATACTGGATTGCATCAACCTTTATTTACACGTGGAGTGCTGTTTACCTGCCGGTCGGAATCACCATCAGTTTTTTTATCGATATCAGAACCCTGAAGGCCAGTGAGCTGATGACCATCCTTCAGCTCTTCTTCAATTCAGTTGGAATGCCATTCAAGGTTCTGTTCTTCCGATTGTACATTGAACGATTTCATCAGGCCAAGGAGATTCTGAGCCGCATGGACAGACGGTGCACTGAGGTGGAGGAGCGCTTGGAGGTTCATCGATGGGCAGTTCGCTGTAACTTTGCCTATTTGATCTACCAAATGATATACACCTGCTACACTACTTCAACGGTTCTGTCCTCTGCCATGGCCGGAGCGTTACCCTGGCGCATTTACAACCCTTTAGTGGATTGGCAAAAGGACACCCTAAGCTTCTGGGAAGCTGCCCTACACGAGGGTGTCCTCATGCTCTTTGCTGTCACCCAGACCCTAATGAGTGATGTATATCCTTTGCTATATGGTCTGATCCTGAGAGCTCACATCAAACTACTTCGAAAACGGGTGGAAAAACTGTGCATGGATCCTGGCAAAAGCAGTGAGGACAATTATAACGACTTGGTCATGTGTATCAAAGATCATCAGCTAATACACGA ATTCGTTGAAATGATTCGTCCCGCCATTACTCGCACAATCTTTATCCAGTTCCTACTGATTGGAGTGTGTCTTGGCGTTTCCTTCATAAACATACTCTTTTTTGCGGACATCTGGACGGCCTTGGCAACTGTGGCCTATATAACCGGCATTATGGTTCAGACCTTTCCCTTCTGCTACGTTTGCGACCTGATGAAATCAGACTGTGATCTTCTGGAAATGGCCATATTTCACTCAAACTGGCTAACTTCCAGCCGCGAATACAAAAGAACTTTGATATACTTTTTGCACAAGTCTCAGAAACCAGTCGCCTTCACAGCCGGATCGATGTTTCCAATCTCCACAAGCTCAAATATTCAG gTGACTAAGCTGGCCTTTACGGTGGTTACCTTTGTAAATCAGATGAACTTGGCcgacaaattaaaatga